The following proteins are co-located in the Ictalurus punctatus breed USDA103 chromosome 14, Coco_2.0, whole genome shotgun sequence genome:
- the slc2a13b gene encoding solute carrier family 2 member 13b isoform X1 yields the protein MTAAVTLNRKFEAHCRGTTELTQLQQLRDGYELQIMEQVTDSARRVEDERSLIRARAAAAQPVGSSDTQDGSSRFVYVLAFFSALGGFLFGYDTGVVSGAMLLLKKEMKLSAFWQELLVSSTVGAAALSALAGGYLNGLYGRRKCIMLASFIFTAGGIILSVAPDKVVLILGRLTVGLGIGVASMTVPVYIAEVSPPQLRGQLVTINTLFITGGQFIASVVDGAFSYMSHNGWRYMLGLSVVPAVLQFGGFFFFLPESPRWLLQKGYSQQAREVLTQIRGTESVNEEYESIQGIVEEEEKEAGEGPVLCRILACASVRRALIVGCGLQMFQQLSGINTVMYYSATILQMAGVRDDKTAIWLSAATAFTNFLFTLVGVWLVERVGRRKLILGSIFGTGVSLSVLAVGFLLSAQASPPVNFHPSDPTSLNSTCMHYGFCEQCMLDANCGFCYFENGSTISDSSCEPVNPANAEQAASGRCFNGTQENPSALWAYNYCPTSYSWVVLLGLILYLASFAPGMGPMPWTVNSEIYPLWARSTGNACSASVNWIFNVLVSLTFLHVAEYLTYYGAFFLYTGLAVLGFLFVLGCLPETKGLMLEDIETLFSKRLCTCGALGGEHAHYIRPRLDLGKLHYGTLGPEEGIAYISLQ from the exons ATGACTGCTGCTGTAACTTTAAACAGGAAGTTTGAAGCGCATTGCCGGGGGACCACCGAGCTAACTCAGTTACAGCAGTTACGG GATGGTTATGAGCTGCAGATCATGGAGCAGGTGACGGACAGCGCGAGGAGAGTGGAGGACGAGCGCAGTCTGATCAGAGCGCGCGCTGCTGCAGCTCAGCCGGTGGGAAGCTCCGACACCCAGGATGGGTCCTCGAGGTTTGTTTACGTCCTCGCCTTCTTCTCCGCTCTGGGCGGCTTCCTCTTTGGCTATGACACCGGAGTGGTGTCTGGTGCCATGCTTTTGCTCAAGAAAGAGATGAAGCTGAGCGCGTTTTGGCAGGAGTTGCTGGTCTCCAGCACTGTAGGCGCGGCGGCGCTCTCAGCTCTAGCGGGCGGATACCTGAACGGACTGTACGGCCGCCGGAAGTGTATCATGCTGGCCAGCTTCATTTTTACTGCAGGGGGGATCATTTTGAGCGTCGCACCTGATAAAGTGGTTCTTATTCTTGGCAGGCTTACTGTTGGTCTTGGCATAG GAGTAGCATCTATGACTGTGCCGGTCTACATAGCTGAAGTGTCTCCTCCTCAGCTTCGGGGTCAGCTGGTCACCATAAACACGCTGTTTATCACAGGCGGTCAGTTCATAGCCAGCGTTGTGGACGGAGCGTTCAGTTACATGAGCCACAATGGCTGGAG GTATATGCTGGGTCTATCAGTAGTCCCAGCTGTGCTGCAGTTTGGgggattcttcttcttcttgcctGAGAGTCCTCGCTGGCTCCTGCAGAAAGGCTATTCTCAGCAGGCCCGGGAGGTGCTCACGCAGATCCGAGGCACAGAGAGTGTGAATGAAGAGTACGAAAGTATCCAGGGCATTGTTgaagaggaggaaaaggaaGCAGGAG AGGGACCAGTTCTGTGCCGTATCCTGGCCTGTGCTTCTGTTCGGAGAGCTCTCATTGTGGGATGTGGCCTCCAGATGTTCCAGCAACTCTCTGGAATTAATACTGTAAT GTACTATAGTGCCACAATTTTGCAGATGGCAGGGGTGCGGGATGATAAGACGGCCATCTGGCTTTCTGCTGCTACGGCATTCACCAATTTCCTGTTTACGCTAGTGGGCGTTTGGCTGGTGGAGCGGGTGGGCCGCAGAAAGCTGATCCTGGGCAGCATTTTTG GTACTGGTGTTAGTCTCTCTGTCTTGGCTGTGGGATTCCTACTTTCTGCTCAGGCGTCTCCTCCAGTGAACTTTCACCCTAGTGACCCTACTTCTCTTAACTCGACCTGCATGCACTATGG ATTTTGTGAACAGTGTATGCTGGATGCAAACTGTGGCTTTTGTTACTTTGAGAATGGCTCAACCATATCAGACTCTTCCTGTGAGCCAGTTAATCCAGCCAACGCAGAGCAAGCAGCAAGTGGCAG GTGCTTCAATGGTACCCAAGAAAACCCAAGTGCATTGTGGGCCTATAACTACTGCCCAACCTCCTATTCCTGGGTAGTATTGCTAGGTCTCATCCTGTACCTGGCCTCCTTTGCTCCAG gaaTGGGGCCCATGCCATGGACAGTGAATTCTGAGATTTATCCGCTGTGGGCTCGGAGCACAGGCAATGCTTGCTCTGCCAGCGTCAACTGGATCTTCAATGTCCTTGTGTCTCTGACATTCCTCCATGTGGCTGAGTACCTCACATACTATG GTGCATTTTTCCTGTACACTGGCCTGGCTGTTCTTGGCTTCCTCTTCGTGCTGGGCTGTCTGCCAGAGACCAAGGGTCTCATGTTGGAAGACATTGAGACTCTATTTAGCAAGAGACTCTGCACCTGTGGTGCACTGGGTGGCGAACATGCACATTACATCAGG CCTCGTTTGGATTTGGGAAAGTTGCATTATGGGACGCTGGGACCAGAAGAAGGAATTGCTTACATATCA CTGCAGTAA
- the slc2a13b gene encoding solute carrier family 2 member 13b isoform X2, with protein sequence MSAVLKDGYELQIMEQVTDSARRVEDERSLIRARAAAAQPVGSSDTQDGSSRFVYVLAFFSALGGFLFGYDTGVVSGAMLLLKKEMKLSAFWQELLVSSTVGAAALSALAGGYLNGLYGRRKCIMLASFIFTAGGIILSVAPDKVVLILGRLTVGLGIGVASMTVPVYIAEVSPPQLRGQLVTINTLFITGGQFIASVVDGAFSYMSHNGWRYMLGLSVVPAVLQFGGFFFFLPESPRWLLQKGYSQQAREVLTQIRGTESVNEEYESIQGIVEEEEKEAGEGPVLCRILACASVRRALIVGCGLQMFQQLSGINTVMYYSATILQMAGVRDDKTAIWLSAATAFTNFLFTLVGVWLVERVGRRKLILGSIFGTGVSLSVLAVGFLLSAQASPPVNFHPSDPTSLNSTCMHYGFCEQCMLDANCGFCYFENGSTISDSSCEPVNPANAEQAASGRCFNGTQENPSALWAYNYCPTSYSWVVLLGLILYLASFAPGMGPMPWTVNSEIYPLWARSTGNACSASVNWIFNVLVSLTFLHVAEYLTYYGAFFLYTGLAVLGFLFVLGCLPETKGLMLEDIETLFSKRLCTCGALGGEHAHYIRPRLDLGKLHYGTLGPEEGIAYISLQ encoded by the exons ATGAGTGCTGTTTTGAAG GATGGTTATGAGCTGCAGATCATGGAGCAGGTGACGGACAGCGCGAGGAGAGTGGAGGACGAGCGCAGTCTGATCAGAGCGCGCGCTGCTGCAGCTCAGCCGGTGGGAAGCTCCGACACCCAGGATGGGTCCTCGAGGTTTGTTTACGTCCTCGCCTTCTTCTCCGCTCTGGGCGGCTTCCTCTTTGGCTATGACACCGGAGTGGTGTCTGGTGCCATGCTTTTGCTCAAGAAAGAGATGAAGCTGAGCGCGTTTTGGCAGGAGTTGCTGGTCTCCAGCACTGTAGGCGCGGCGGCGCTCTCAGCTCTAGCGGGCGGATACCTGAACGGACTGTACGGCCGCCGGAAGTGTATCATGCTGGCCAGCTTCATTTTTACTGCAGGGGGGATCATTTTGAGCGTCGCACCTGATAAAGTGGTTCTTATTCTTGGCAGGCTTACTGTTGGTCTTGGCATAG GAGTAGCATCTATGACTGTGCCGGTCTACATAGCTGAAGTGTCTCCTCCTCAGCTTCGGGGTCAGCTGGTCACCATAAACACGCTGTTTATCACAGGCGGTCAGTTCATAGCCAGCGTTGTGGACGGAGCGTTCAGTTACATGAGCCACAATGGCTGGAG GTATATGCTGGGTCTATCAGTAGTCCCAGCTGTGCTGCAGTTTGGgggattcttcttcttcttgcctGAGAGTCCTCGCTGGCTCCTGCAGAAAGGCTATTCTCAGCAGGCCCGGGAGGTGCTCACGCAGATCCGAGGCACAGAGAGTGTGAATGAAGAGTACGAAAGTATCCAGGGCATTGTTgaagaggaggaaaaggaaGCAGGAG AGGGACCAGTTCTGTGCCGTATCCTGGCCTGTGCTTCTGTTCGGAGAGCTCTCATTGTGGGATGTGGCCTCCAGATGTTCCAGCAACTCTCTGGAATTAATACTGTAAT GTACTATAGTGCCACAATTTTGCAGATGGCAGGGGTGCGGGATGATAAGACGGCCATCTGGCTTTCTGCTGCTACGGCATTCACCAATTTCCTGTTTACGCTAGTGGGCGTTTGGCTGGTGGAGCGGGTGGGCCGCAGAAAGCTGATCCTGGGCAGCATTTTTG GTACTGGTGTTAGTCTCTCTGTCTTGGCTGTGGGATTCCTACTTTCTGCTCAGGCGTCTCCTCCAGTGAACTTTCACCCTAGTGACCCTACTTCTCTTAACTCGACCTGCATGCACTATGG ATTTTGTGAACAGTGTATGCTGGATGCAAACTGTGGCTTTTGTTACTTTGAGAATGGCTCAACCATATCAGACTCTTCCTGTGAGCCAGTTAATCCAGCCAACGCAGAGCAAGCAGCAAGTGGCAG GTGCTTCAATGGTACCCAAGAAAACCCAAGTGCATTGTGGGCCTATAACTACTGCCCAACCTCCTATTCCTGGGTAGTATTGCTAGGTCTCATCCTGTACCTGGCCTCCTTTGCTCCAG gaaTGGGGCCCATGCCATGGACAGTGAATTCTGAGATTTATCCGCTGTGGGCTCGGAGCACAGGCAATGCTTGCTCTGCCAGCGTCAACTGGATCTTCAATGTCCTTGTGTCTCTGACATTCCTCCATGTGGCTGAGTACCTCACATACTATG GTGCATTTTTCCTGTACACTGGCCTGGCTGTTCTTGGCTTCCTCTTCGTGCTGGGCTGTCTGCCAGAGACCAAGGGTCTCATGTTGGAAGACATTGAGACTCTATTTAGCAAGAGACTCTGCACCTGTGGTGCACTGGGTGGCGAACATGCACATTACATCAGG CCTCGTTTGGATTTGGGAAAGTTGCATTATGGGACGCTGGGACCAGAAGAAGGAATTGCTTACATATCA CTGCAGTAA